The sequence TTAACTGCATCAGCACTTGGAAACATCTCTGCAACATCAGGTTCTAACTGCACAGTGACTCTACCAAAACTTTTTCTGCCGGAGCCTAACTTTCTGACTCGAAGGCTCTTCAAATCATACTCTGTCCGCAAATCATCTTCCATTTTTGACTTATCTCTCTTCATAAGCTTCTCTCTCGGTTCGTGTCACTTCTCTTGCACTGATAAGACGAATTGAATCTCTTCTCTCGGTGTAAGACACAATTAACAATCTCCCTCGATTTGATTGTCCAACGATAAGATAACGCTCCTCATCTTCAGAATGATCTGGATCATAGAAGTCAACGTAAAGAGGATCATCAAAAACTGTTTTTGCTTCCTCAAATGAGAC is a genomic window of Gloeocapsa sp. PCC 73106 containing:
- a CDS encoding BrnT family toxin encodes the protein MQFEWNNEKAASNLAKHGVSFEEAKTVFDDPLYVDFYDPDHSEDEERYLIVGQSNRGRLLIVSYTERRDSIRLISAREVTRTEREAYEER